Genomic DNA from Penaeus monodon isolate SGIC_2016 chromosome 4, NSTDA_Pmon_1, whole genome shotgun sequence:
ctcttccttccttctttcctcctccctcttttatccttccttcttccttctcctccttcgtatCTCCTTCACACCCCAAGGATACACCACGACGTGTGCCGAGCGGAGAGCGACACTTTATGACTGATTAGGGCGGCCAAAACCTTgacgttgtgtgtgcgtgtgcgtgtgtgcgtgcgtgcgtgtgtgtgtgtgtgtgtgtgtgtgtgtgtgtgtgtgtgtgtgtgtgtgtgtgtgtgtgtgtgtgtgtgtgtgtgtgtgtgtgtgtggtggtgcgtgcgtgcgtgcgtgcgtgcgtgcgtgcgtgcgtgcgtgcgtgtgtgtgttatcattacaattatcataatttttatcatcatcactatcattatcattgttataagtactattatcatcattctattatcactaccattatcattataagtactattatccccatcctcatcctcatccccatcatcaccatcaccatcaccatcaccatcaccatcaccatcaccatcaccatcactaccaccatcactaccaccaccacctctaccATTATCATAAACACTAATAATCTGAACAATACCATAACAACAtcgacaaaaacagacaaacacacagagcaAATCACAGCCAGAACTATAAATACGAGGCTGGGCGAGTCGGCTGAGAGACCGGCCATGAGCTTCAATTTACGGACATAAGATGCAAAAATATGACTTCATTACGCAACGCTAATTAATGCGTGTCTGCGGAAtcctttaataaataataaaaaaggggtgggggagggaacgCAAGGTAgatattaaccccccccctccctcctcttttcctttccccccttccgccactcccccccccccacacacacactcaccagcaCCTGCGtatgcctccccctccctaatCTTTTCgacgacccccacccccaccccttcattCCTACCCCTGATTccatccccaatcccccccccccaaaccttgtaagctccccccttccctaacctTTTCAACCCCCCCTATTTCTAGCCAtgattctccctcccccaccccctctagctccgctcccctccccccatcacacaaacacaaggtGAAAATATCGACAAGCCAAACTAACTCATTAGGGGAGAGTTGGCTAGAaaatcccccttcctttcccccaccccgtACCGCAACTCCgcactcccctcttcttttcctctcccctcccccatcccatacCTCCAATcttgcccccctccttcccttccctccaccccactccccactccccttccactatctcttcccccttccacctccctacTCCacactcccctaccccctccccactcccctacccctacccccctcccctacccctaccccctcccctgccgCGTATCTTTTAATCAGTCAACAATTGACGATCGGCCTACCATCAGCAAGACGATTCCGCCGATAATAACAGACTCGCTCTGTTAATAACAGAcgtgaaaaaaacacgaaaaacataGGCTGGATTTGTTGGCTCCCGATTCCCGCAGCGGCGATgcaggtgcgcgcgcgcgctctcttgATTGCAGAGgcaggtggaagggagaggtcaCGCTGGGTCACGGCGATGACGTAATGACCAGGTGTGTATCCACGTGATACATCtaatgcctttatatatatatatatatatatatatatatatatatatatatatatatatatatatatatatagaatgagagagagagaggagagagagagagagagagagagagagagagagagagagagagagagagagagagagagagagagagagagagagagagagaaatatagatatatagacagacagatagatagatagatagatagatagagacagagagagacagagagacatagatataaatatatatagatatattatatatatcatatatatatatagagagagagagatagatagatagatagatagacagatagatccctttaacctatctctctctctctctctctctcccctctctctctctctatatatatatatatatatatatatatatataatatatattatatatatagagagagagagagaaagaagagagagagagagagagagagagagagagataaataggtataaatagatatataatatagatagatagatagatccctttcaccttctctccctctccctctctcttccacgtcCCTACCTCTAACCTAAACGAAAAATTGGGCAGAGGGAGATGAAGTAACCGGTCACTGTCAATTATTCGCCGGAAAAATACCCGTATAAATGTCGAGGGCATTTAATCCATCAAAACCCTACAGAGACAaatcaatataaacaaaacaacaacaacaaaaaggcaaAAACTCGCGCAAAATGCACTACAGAAAATTGAGCCAACCCTCTACGGTGTCCATAAGGGCCATATCCGCCGAGAAAGCCAAAGTGGGGTCACCCCTAATGCCCTTCCTTGGACGCTGGGATGCGGGAGGAggcgggtgagggtgagggagaaagtgagagtgtgggagaaggtgagggtcagggagaaggtgagggtcagggagaaggtgagagtgtgggagaaggatgagggtgagggagaaggtgagggtgagggtggggatgagtgagggagaaggagagggggaaaggtgagggaggagagaggaggggagggagaaaggaggatgaggaggaggaggaggaggagaggacgaggagaaagtagaggtagaggtagagatacAGGTacaggtagaggtagaggtgagagtgagtgtgagggtgtagttgagaatgagggtgaggaaagaagagaaaagagaggatgagaacagtgagagagagaaggggggggggagttggaacCCTCCTCGTTATCTTTCGAAGTGTATTTTCAAAACTGCCTTCCGGTCTTCGAGGCTTCTGGATCGGCCCTCTTtatataggagaaaaaaaaaatgtaaatatgattatatgacACTCGAATCAATAATTTAATAAGGATTGCGCGAGGATTCGGAGTTACATGCAACGTTGCGTGTTCCTCTCGACGcggcctctcctccctcctctcttatctcgattcttgtccttcttcccttttcttctctcgctttctttccttttgtgctttcttccaatctctctctctctctctctctctctctctctctctctctctctctctctctctctctctctctctctctctctctctctctctctctctctcacctaattTACACACCTTCCAccgctctccaccccccacctaaCCCCCACCTAgcaccccccatccttcccttgcAACCTTCGCCTTGGTGCAACATTGCTGCTTACATTTAATCTTTCCCAACCTCCTCGctcgttccctttccttccctctccctcccttcccacgttttccttctcccatgacccctctcccccctctcttgtaTCGccatccccccttcttctcttcctcctcccctctccccttccccctacgcttaatcctctctcccccctctcttcctctatctccccccctctcttcctctcctcaccctctctcttcctattccccctctcccccatcttttcttcccctctccccctcttttcttcgcctctcccccctctcttcctcccatctcccccctctcttcctccctctcccccctccccctttcttcctcctcccctctcccctcactccatcTCATCGTTTTACCTCCCGGGTTGCATCAGTTGAGCTGCACGTGCATGCAACCCGTCGTGCATGAAAGCGGCTCCCATGCACGCCAAcatatgggaggaggaggggaggaggggagaggaggggaggggaagggggaggaagggaggggaagggggagaagggagggaagcgggGATTGGTAAAAGCTCTGATCCTTAAAAACCCCACTTTGGGTGAGTCACCACAAGAAACGTTGCTTTACATATAcgactgtgtatatatacgcacatgtgtgtaaatgtgtatagctATTGTACCTAatgtatgccatatatatatataaaataaatatattattatatatatatatatatatctatatattatatatataatggtgtagtatgttgtatgtatgtaatgtatgtatgtatggtgtatgtagtatgtaatgtatgatgtatgtatgtttgtatggttgtatgttgtatgtgtatgtatgtgtatatgtatgtgtataaatattatatacagatatatagatagacaaactgatagaaaggctggtgaaaaaaaaaatatatataaataaaactatgcCAATAAGTAAAggagcaaaaatgaaaaaaaaaaaaaaaaaaaaaaaaaaacaaaaaaaaaaaaaaaaaaaaattatataaatatatatatatataattatataaatatatagatatatacatatatatatatatataatatatatgtatgtatgtatattacaaacagaacatacaaacaaaatcaaataggCCTATACAATCACCCCCATTCTTGCACGTCCGGCCCAGAAGGCGCGATCTCATTCTTCAAATTCGAAAGAAATAATGATGCAGCATCCGTAGCTCATCTCCCGACGACCTGATGATGCTTCCAAGCTCTCGgcgggagatgggagagggagcgaggaagagagatgaaggagaagaagaagagggggggagagataatcagaagacgaagagaaagagagagagaggggggggtaatcagaagacaaagaagaaagagagagggagagaaaggagaggaagagaggaaggagaggaagagaggaaggagaaggaagggaagataaaaggGGTGAGAGTAGAATGAGAGGCACAAACAGACaggtatataaacagataaatagacagacagacagacagatagatagatcgatagatagatagaccagacAGGGAGATATCAGAACAAAGGAAAAGCGACTTTGGAAGAAGCTGGAAATAGGAAGGAGAGTAACAGggagtagagaaaagaaaagaaaaagtagaaacaataaaaaacacataaataccaACAAATAAACAATCTAACCGaatacaccccctccccaccccaccccaccccccacccaaagaAAACACCAACCACCATAACCTCAAacaaccacccacaacccacacctcacccccccccaaaaaagaaaaaaaaaaaaaaaaaaaaaaaaaaaaaaaaaaaaaaaaaaaaaaaaaaaaatatatatatataatatataaatatataattaatagatatatatatatatatgtatgtatatatgtatatatatatatatccattaacacAACCAGCCATTCCTAACAATCACAACCTCATCTGCATACGATCCGGAACACACGTCAGTTCCAGGACCGAGCCGTTCAAAAGCCACTCACCCCGgcgactctctcgctctctctctctcgctctcccgccTTCAAAACATAcctgaggaaagagaaggaaaaaattatgGTTAGATTTCttgatttataatgattttttaagtTGTTGAaggcaattacaataataataataataataataatgaccatactaatactaatactaatactaataataacaataacattaacaataacaaaaacaacaacaaagcaataataataatcataatattcagcagcatcacaacaataacaataatattaatatcacaatactaataatagcttTACCTATTAATAACTCCTAATGGCAATGCAGATTCCAGCCTTAATATGCCTTCATTCGGGACAAATAAACACAGACTCCCATGAGTTCGCTCTCTAATTTAGATACGAATCGAgataaaggcagagagagagagagagagagagagagagagagagagagagagagagatgggggcaaGCAGACAGGCAAGAGTGACCGAGACCAGAGATCGAGACCAGAGATCGAGACCAGAGTTCGAGACCAGAGTTCGAGACCAGAGATCGAGACCGAGTTCGAGACCAGAGATCGAGACCAGAGATCGAGACCGAGTTCGAGACCAGAGATCGAGACCAGAGTTCGAGACCAGAGATCGAGACCAGAGATCGAGACCAGAGTTcgaaacagggagagagacggCTACAGCAACTTTCGGCGAGCAAACAAACCGCGGCCGCCACTTCGCAGGAACGACAGATTCCCCCGAAGATGAGCAGAAATCAAATCAAGGTTGCCGGGTTTGCCTCTTAAGGGGAGGTTTCCAAGCGTGTCTTTTAAGGGGCTTCTCCATcgctaccccccccacccccaccccatcttctcccccccaaccttacctcctcttcccccccctctctctccctcctcctctcccctccccctccccccttcggaaAGCTAATTAATCAAAACACTTGATATAACacgaaaattgaaaacaaaaaaatatacagcaacactgaacaaaacaaaacaataacgatatgaataaggagaaaacaacaaaaaataacaataaaactaatacgAAAGGGAATAAAAGCAACGTTAATAAAAaccgagaaaaagggaaaaatccagcACAAAATCATCATTACCTTCTTACGATCTAGTTTCTCTGCCATCCGTCAAAGACAAATGGAAGataagcaagaaaaaaggaaagatgtgaagggaagagagaaaagaaagagagggagggggaagggagagaaaggaagagagggagggggggaagagggggagaggagggggagagtgagaaggaaaagggagagtgagagagaagatgacaaagacaaagacaagaagaaagagacagagaaagaaaacagagagagagagagagagagagagagagagaagagactgacTCGGAGAATGGCGGAGATGcgagcgatggagagagagagagagatgagagagagagaggagatctgaGAGAAcgccgagagaagagagagagagagagagagagaaatcgacagcaaaaagagcaaaagaaagagagaacgaagattAATCCCAAACGCAAGAACTTCATCCAAAGGCAACAATCATCCTTCGATAAAGCTACACGCGATTATCCCTTGCAACTGGGAAAggctcgctctttctcgctctctgtccctctttctctctctttcttttgatcttctctcttcccttctatctcgctctctctgtctctctttctcttgatcttctctctctctctttatctctctctgtctctctttctcttgatcttctctctctccct
This window encodes:
- the LOC119572625 gene encoding uncharacterized protein LOC119572625, encoding MGASRQARVTETRDRDQRSRPEFETRVRDQRSRPSSRPEIETRDRDRVRDQRSRPEFETRDRDQRSRPEFETGRETATATFGEQTNRGRHFAGTTDSPEDEQKSNQGCRNTHTVLISCPVHVTVVSDSIRVAVGGTFALKEEDSAALARRPRDNDHHSRQELTSLLRSSPHSYEAHLTPTTLTSLLRRSPHSYDAHLTPTKLTSL